A single Paraburkholderia sp. FT54 DNA region contains:
- a CDS encoding ammonium transporter, translating into MESLKTGTDTLFLLLGAAMVLAMHAGFAFLELGTVRKKNQVNALVKILVDFSVSTIAYFFIGYTIAYGVQFFGSAGSLAAHNGYALVRFFFLLTFAAAIPAIVSGGIAERSKFNPQLFATFVLVGFIYPFFEGIAWNDRFGIEDWLARVFGAPFHDFAGSVVVHAFGGWVALPAVLLLGARHGRYQRDGGIAAHPPSNIPFLALGAWVLAVGWFGFNVMSAQTVDKISGLVAVNSLMAMVGGTLTAWLAGRNDPGFTYNGPLAGLVAVCAGSDVMHPLGALVTGGIAGVLFVCMFTCVQNRWRIDDVLGVWPLHGLCGAWGGIAAGIFGLRALGGLGGVSFGAQLVGTLGGIAVATLGGTLVYGAIRLTVGLRLDQEDEYNGADLSIHKISATSE; encoded by the coding sequence ATGGAAAGTCTGAAAACCGGCACCGATACTCTCTTCCTTCTGCTCGGCGCCGCGATGGTCCTGGCCATGCATGCAGGATTTGCATTTCTCGAACTCGGCACGGTACGCAAAAAGAATCAGGTCAATGCGCTGGTCAAGATTCTGGTGGACTTCTCGGTCTCGACCATCGCGTATTTCTTTATCGGGTACACCATCGCTTACGGCGTGCAGTTCTTCGGCAGCGCCGGATCGCTGGCAGCCCACAACGGCTATGCGCTGGTGCGCTTCTTTTTCCTGCTGACTTTCGCCGCCGCCATTCCGGCGATCGTATCGGGCGGCATCGCGGAGCGCTCGAAATTCAATCCGCAACTCTTCGCGACGTTCGTGCTGGTCGGGTTCATCTACCCGTTCTTCGAAGGGATCGCCTGGAACGACCGCTTCGGCATCGAGGACTGGCTCGCCCGCGTGTTCGGCGCGCCGTTCCACGACTTCGCCGGCTCGGTCGTCGTGCACGCATTCGGCGGCTGGGTCGCGCTGCCGGCCGTGCTGCTGCTGGGCGCGCGCCACGGCCGCTATCAGCGCGACGGCGGCATCGCCGCACATCCGCCGTCGAACATTCCGTTCCTGGCGCTAGGCGCCTGGGTGCTGGCGGTCGGCTGGTTCGGCTTTAACGTGATGAGCGCGCAGACCGTCGACAAGATCAGCGGCCTTGTCGCCGTCAATTCGCTGATGGCGATGGTCGGCGGCACGCTGACCGCCTGGCTCGCGGGCCGCAACGACCCGGGCTTCACGTATAACGGGCCGCTTGCCGGACTGGTGGCGGTCTGCGCCGGCTCCGACGTGATGCATCCGCTCGGCGCGCTGGTGACGGGCGGCATCGCCGGCGTGCTGTTCGTTTGCATGTTCACCTGCGTGCAGAACCGCTGGCGCATCGACGACGTGCTGGGCGTGTGGCCATTGCACGGGTTGTGCGGCGCGTGGGGCGGCATCGCGGCAGGCATCTTCGGCCTGCGCGCGCTCGGCGGTCTGGGCGGCGTGTCGTTTGGCGCGCAACTGGTCGGCACGTTGGGCGGGATCGCGGTGGCGACGCTCGGCGGCACGCTCGTGTACGGCGCGATCCGGCTGACGGTGGGCCTGAGGCTCGACCAGGAAGACGAGTACAACGGCGCCGATCTGTCGATCCATAAGATTTCAGCGACGTCGGAGTGA
- the crcB gene encoding fluoride efflux transporter CrcB — protein MYWSILAVGIGGALGSLFRWFLGIRLNGVFSGLPLGTFAANVIAGYVIGVAVAGFARAPQIAPEWRLFVITGLMGGLSTFSTFSAEVVQRLQDGRLGWAAGEIVIHVAASLLMTILGIATVSLLSR, from the coding sequence ATGTATTGGTCCATTCTCGCTGTCGGTATCGGCGGCGCGCTCGGTTCGTTGTTCCGCTGGTTTCTGGGCATCCGCCTGAACGGCGTCTTCAGCGGCTTGCCGCTCGGCACTTTCGCCGCCAACGTCATTGCCGGCTATGTCATCGGCGTCGCTGTCGCGGGCTTCGCGCGAGCACCGCAGATCGCGCCCGAATGGCGGCTCTTCGTCATCACCGGCTTGATGGGCGGCCTGTCGACTTTCTCGACGTTTTCCGCGGAAGTGGTGCAACGCCTGCAGGACGGCCGGCTCGGCTGGGCCGCGGGCGAGATCGTGATTCACGTGGCCGCGTCGCTCCTGATGACCATTCTCGGCATCGCGACAGTGTCGTTGCTGTCGCGCTGA
- a CDS encoding IclR family transcriptional regulator: MNRPTPSRPAVATAKDKDGSGDEVTALARGLTVLRSIAAADAPLSNRELTELTGIPKPTVSRITATLVSAGFLFRLPDSERFVLTSSVLELSNGFLRNFDIRARARPFLIELAERTALSVHLAVRDRLDMVVIDAIRPRSAVLVSRLEIGSRMNLSRTAIGRAYLAALEVPEREKLLIGLQAAEGDDWGHVSSRLDSALQETVERGFAIATGEWYDGLNAIALGFTGPSGERYAVNCGGSADQCPRDWLISRAAPALLECVARIVLEIGGTPGRRLDT, translated from the coding sequence ATGAATCGACCCACGCCTTCCCGACCCGCCGTGGCCACGGCCAAAGACAAAGACGGCTCCGGCGACGAAGTGACCGCCCTCGCTCGCGGCCTGACTGTGCTGCGTTCCATCGCCGCCGCGGACGCGCCGCTCAGCAATCGCGAACTGACTGAGCTGACCGGGATTCCCAAACCCACCGTCTCGCGGATCACCGCCACGCTGGTCAGCGCGGGGTTCCTGTTCCGCCTGCCCGACAGCGAGCGTTTCGTGCTGACGTCGTCGGTGCTGGAATTGAGCAATGGTTTTTTGCGCAACTTCGACATTCGCGCTCGCGCCCGGCCGTTCCTGATCGAACTGGCCGAACGCACGGCATTGTCCGTGCATCTGGCCGTGCGTGACCGCCTCGACATGGTGGTCATCGACGCGATCCGGCCACGCTCCGCGGTGCTGGTCTCGCGTCTCGAGATTGGCTCGCGCATGAATCTGAGCCGCACCGCCATCGGGCGCGCCTATCTGGCCGCGCTCGAAGTGCCGGAACGCGAAAAATTGCTGATCGGCTTACAGGCGGCCGAAGGCGACGACTGGGGCCACGTCAGCAGCCGTCTCGACAGCGCATTGCAGGAAACCGTCGAGCGCGGCTTCGCAATCGCCACGGGCGAATGGTACGACGGACTGAACGCGATCGCATTAGGTTTTACCGGACCGTCGGGCGAACGCTATGCGGTCAATTGCGGCGGCTCAGCCGACCAGTGCCCGCGCGACTGGTTGATCTCGCGCGCCGCACCGGCGCTGCTCGAGTGTGTCGCCCGAATCGTGCTGGAAATCGGCGGCACGCCCGGGCGCCGTCTGGACACCTGA